One genomic region from Nymphaea colorata isolate Beijing-Zhang1983 chromosome 10, ASM883128v2, whole genome shotgun sequence encodes:
- the LOC116262950 gene encoding dof zinc finger protein 5-like, protein MGSSGFKLFGKIIGGFSSCDLSVQAPHPTVCKDSDEAGRDDPSFTLLQQYEVPMEIKRPNTEADDTEKTPKTKSPTVRPGEETPTPCPRCNSLDTRFCYYNNYDVEQPRHFCKACQRFWTIGGSMRDLPVGSGRRKRRRKLRTNMEKVESGSGSPQSSSCSPPFFMDATTYNSGAEVADSMSFDPEEHSNLFSWPHGCLALECCLFGATGESSDMGPNEPSTQPRPGKLQK, encoded by the exons atgggaagtTCCGGTTTCAAACTGTTCGGCAAAATTATTGGCGGCTTCAGCAGCTGCGATCTCTCCGTTCAAGCGCCGCATCCGACTGTCTGCAAG GATTCGGATGAAGCTGGAAGGGACGACCCATCGTTCACTTTGCTCCAACAGTATGAGGTACCAATGGAGATCAAAAGGCCAAACACTGAAGCAGATGATACAGAGAAGACCCCTAAAACGAAGTCCCCAACAGTCCGGCCTGGAGAAGAAACACCCACCCCCTGCCCCAGATGTAATAGTTTGGACACCAGGTTCTGCTACTACAACAATTATGATGTCGAACAACCACGGCACTTCTGCAAGGCCTGCCAGCGGTTCTGGACAATTGGGGGCTCTATGCGGGATCTCCCCGTCGGCTCCGGTCGCCGGAAACGCAGGCGGAAATTAAGGACCAATATGGAAAAGGTGGAGTCAGGCAGTGGGAGTCCACAGAGTTCTTCATGTTCCCCTCCATTTTTCATGGACGCCACCACATACAATTCTGGGGCAGAGGTCGCAGACTCGATGAGTTTCGATCCAGAAGAGCACTCGAATCTGTTCTCTTGGCCTCATGGTTGCCTCGCACTTGAGTGTTGTTTGTTTGGCGCAACAGGTGAATCAAGTGATATGGGGCCAAATGAGCCAAGCACGCAACCACGCCCAGGAAAGCTTCAGAAGTGA